One Streptomyces hundungensis DNA segment encodes these proteins:
- a CDS encoding MFS transporter — MTTAPPPPASRAYPSLRAAWIPLAALCLAFFVEMVDNTLLSIALPTIGRDLGSGTTALQWVTGAYSLTFGGLLLTAGSMADRFGRRRVLLIGLAVFGSLSLCVVLVSTAGELIALRAALGIAAAAMAPITNSLVFRLFDDKALRMRAMTVMIIVGMSGFVLGPLLGGTALAHARWEWLLVVNAPIALLACIGVRFGVPADRPQDLTKDALDLPGAVLSVAAIGLACYSLTSGVEHGWLSAITLASIIGAVAAAIAFVRHERRSAAPMLDLKVFANGTVRGAVIAQIGTSIAMASVMFGLILHFQYAYGWSPVRAGLANLPIIVTMLTATPLSEWLARRFGHRIACLVGAACLAGALAGLSWGVDHGYAAIAVCMVLMTVGLRTVMTICAVALVDAMPSNRTSLGAALNDTAQEVGSSVGTAVVGTLIAALVTTQLPAGTWSSGLVTSFFHGERITYALLAVVVGVISAGGALSLTHSHTVDEPAAEEPAAAEVA; from the coding sequence ATGACCACAGCCCCGCCTCCACCTGCCTCACGGGCCTACCCCTCCCTGCGCGCGGCGTGGATCCCCCTGGCCGCCCTCTGTCTGGCCTTCTTCGTCGAGATGGTCGACAACACGTTGCTGTCGATCGCGTTGCCCACCATCGGCCGCGACCTCGGCAGCGGAACGACCGCGCTGCAATGGGTCACCGGCGCGTACTCGCTGACCTTCGGCGGCCTGCTGCTCACCGCGGGATCGATGGCCGACCGGTTCGGGCGCCGTCGCGTGCTGCTGATCGGGCTCGCCGTGTTCGGCTCGCTTAGCCTGTGCGTCGTCCTGGTCTCCACGGCCGGCGAGCTCATCGCCCTGCGGGCCGCGCTCGGCATAGCCGCCGCCGCGATGGCCCCGATCACGAACTCGCTGGTCTTCCGGCTGTTCGACGACAAGGCCCTGCGCATGCGCGCCATGACGGTGATGATCATCGTCGGGATGTCCGGATTCGTCCTCGGTCCGCTGCTCGGCGGCACCGCACTGGCCCACGCGCGGTGGGAGTGGCTGCTCGTCGTCAACGCCCCGATCGCGCTGCTCGCGTGCATCGGTGTCCGGTTCGGCGTCCCGGCCGACCGCCCGCAAGACCTCACCAAGGACGCGCTCGACCTGCCGGGTGCCGTCCTGAGCGTCGCGGCCATCGGGCTCGCCTGCTACTCCTTGACCAGCGGCGTCGAGCACGGCTGGCTGTCCGCGATCACCCTCGCGTCGATCATTGGCGCGGTCGCCGCCGCGATCGCGTTCGTACGGCATGAACGCCGCAGCGCCGCGCCCATGCTGGACCTGAAGGTGTTCGCCAACGGCACCGTCCGCGGCGCCGTCATCGCGCAGATCGGGACGTCCATCGCGATGGCCAGCGTCATGTTCGGGCTGATCCTGCACTTCCAGTACGCCTATGGGTGGAGCCCCGTACGGGCCGGACTGGCGAACCTGCCGATCATCGTGACCATGTTGACCGCGACCCCACTGTCCGAGTGGCTCGCGCGCCGGTTCGGCCACCGCATCGCCTGCCTCGTGGGTGCGGCGTGCCTGGCCGGGGCGCTGGCCGGTCTCTCCTGGGGCGTCGACCACGGGTATGCCGCCATCGCGGTCTGCATGGTCCTCATGACCGTGGGGCTGCGCACCGTCATGACGATCTGCGCCGTCGCGCTCGTCGACGCGATGCCGAGCAACCGCACCTCGCTCGGCGCCGCCCTCAACGACACCGCGCAGGAGGTCGGGTCCAGCGTAGGCACCGCCGTGGTGGGCACGCTCATCGCCGCCCTGGTCACCACCCAGCTGCCTGCCGGGACGTGGAGCAGCGGCCTTGTCACGTCGTTCTTCCACGGCGAACGGATCACTTACGCCCTGCTCGCCGTCGTCGTCGGGGTGATCTCGGCCGGCGGCGCGCTGAGCCTCACCCACTCCCACACCGTCGACGAGCCCGCCGCCGAGGAGCCTGCCGCCGCGGAGGTCGCCTGA
- a CDS encoding phosphoketolase family protein: MTNDREVDLAALNAHWRAANYLAVGQIYLMANPLLTEPLRPEHIKPRLLGHWGTSPGLNLVHTHLNRVIRDRDLNAMCVWGPGHGGPAVLANSWLDGSYSQVYPDVSRDAAGMGRLFRQFSFPGGVPSHVAPETPGSIHEGGELGYSLAHAYGAAFDNPGLLVACVIGDGEAETGPLAASWHSNKFLDPARDGAVLPILHLNGYKIANPTVLSRIPQAELDSLLTGYGYAPIHVTGSDPDAVHLSMARAMDDALERIARAREQGSGRPAWPMIVLRTPKGWTGPVEVDGVPVEGTWRSHQVPLTTVRENPEHLRQLESWLRSYRPQELFDTDGRPTEQVLACVPDGELCLGANPHANGGLLTRDLPIPPLEHFAVPADKPGATLHEPTRVLGGLLARIAADTAESRNFRVVGPDETASNRLEAIYDVTGKAWQAEILESDEHLARDGRVMEILSEHLCQGWLEGYNLTGRHGLFSCYEAFVHIVDSMVNQHIKWLKTSRRLPWRAPIPSLNYLLTSHVWRQDHNGFSHQDPGFVDHVLNKSPEVVRVYLPPDANTLLSVADHVLRSRDYVNVIVAGKQPCFDWLSLDEARAHCARGAGIWEWAGTEDGTREPDVVLACAGDVPTQEVLAAASLLRRHLPDLAVRVVNVVDMTKLLPREEHPHGMADLEYDALFTPDRPVIFAYHGYPWLIHRLAYRRTGHANLHVRGYKESGTTTTPFDMVVLNDLDRFRLVMDVIDRVPGLATRAAGVRQTMTDHRTRHHAWIREHGTDLPEVADWSWSE, encoded by the coding sequence GTGACGAACGACCGCGAGGTCGACCTGGCAGCTCTGAACGCACACTGGAGGGCGGCCAACTACCTGGCCGTGGGCCAGATCTACTTGATGGCCAACCCGTTGCTGACCGAGCCGCTGCGTCCCGAACACATCAAGCCTCGGCTGCTCGGCCACTGGGGCACGTCGCCCGGGTTGAACCTGGTCCACACCCACCTCAACAGGGTCATCCGGGACCGCGACCTGAACGCGATGTGCGTCTGGGGCCCGGGCCACGGAGGGCCTGCCGTGCTCGCCAACTCCTGGCTGGACGGCTCCTATTCACAGGTCTACCCGGACGTGAGCCGCGACGCCGCGGGCATGGGGCGGCTGTTCCGCCAGTTCTCCTTCCCGGGCGGGGTGCCCAGCCATGTCGCGCCCGAGACGCCCGGCTCCATCCACGAGGGCGGTGAACTGGGCTACTCCCTCGCCCACGCCTACGGGGCCGCCTTCGACAACCCCGGTCTCCTGGTCGCCTGCGTGATCGGCGACGGTGAGGCCGAAACGGGACCGCTGGCCGCCTCCTGGCACTCCAACAAGTTCCTCGACCCGGCGCGTGACGGTGCCGTCCTGCCGATCCTCCACCTCAACGGCTACAAGATCGCCAACCCGACCGTCCTGTCCCGTATCCCACAGGCCGAACTCGACTCGCTGCTCACGGGCTACGGGTACGCGCCGATCCACGTGACCGGGTCCGACCCCGACGCGGTGCACCTGAGCATGGCGCGCGCCATGGACGACGCCCTGGAGCGGATCGCGCGGGCCAGGGAGCAGGGCAGTGGCCGGCCGGCGTGGCCGATGATCGTGCTGCGCACGCCCAAGGGCTGGACCGGTCCGGTGGAGGTGGACGGCGTACCGGTCGAGGGGACCTGGCGCTCCCACCAGGTGCCGCTCACCACCGTTCGCGAAAACCCCGAGCACCTGCGGCAGTTGGAGAGCTGGCTGCGTTCGTACCGGCCGCAGGAACTCTTCGACACCGACGGGCGCCCGACCGAACAGGTCCTGGCCTGCGTGCCGGACGGGGAGCTGTGCCTGGGGGCCAATCCGCACGCCAACGGCGGTCTGCTGACCCGGGACCTGCCCATCCCGCCCCTGGAGCACTTCGCGGTCCCGGCCGACAAGCCCGGCGCCACCCTGCACGAGCCGACCCGGGTGCTGGGCGGCCTGCTCGCCCGGATCGCGGCCGATACCGCCGAAAGCCGGAACTTCCGGGTGGTGGGACCGGACGAGACCGCCTCCAACCGGCTGGAAGCGATCTACGACGTCACGGGCAAGGCCTGGCAGGCGGAGATCCTGGAGAGCGACGAGCACCTCGCCCGGGACGGCCGGGTGATGGAAATCCTCTCCGAACACCTCTGCCAGGGCTGGCTTGAGGGCTACAACCTCACCGGCCGCCACGGTCTCTTCTCCTGCTACGAAGCGTTCGTCCACATCGTCGACTCCATGGTCAACCAGCACATCAAATGGCTGAAGACCTCGCGCCGGCTGCCGTGGCGGGCACCCATCCCCTCCCTCAACTACCTTCTGACGTCGCACGTCTGGCGCCAGGACCACAACGGCTTCTCGCACCAGGACCCGGGGTTCGTCGACCACGTGCTGAACAAGAGCCCCGAGGTCGTCCGGGTCTATCTGCCGCCGGACGCCAACACCCTGCTCTCCGTGGCCGACCACGTCCTGCGCAGCCGCGACTACGTCAACGTGATCGTCGCGGGGAAGCAGCCCTGCTTCGACTGGCTGTCCCTCGACGAAGCCCGCGCGCACTGCGCACGCGGTGCCGGAATCTGGGAGTGGGCCGGTACGGAGGACGGCACACGGGAGCCGGATGTGGTCCTGGCCTGCGCGGGCGACGTCCCCACCCAGGAGGTGCTCGCCGCCGCGTCCCTGCTTCGCCGACACCTGCCCGACCTGGCGGTCCGGGTGGTCAACGTCGTCGACATGACCAAGCTGCTGCCCAGGGAGGAACACCCGCACGGAATGGCGGACTTGGAGTACGACGCGCTGTTCACCCCGGACAGGCCGGTGATCTTCGCCTACCACGGCTACCCCTGGCTCATCCACCGTCTCGCCTACCGCCGCACCGGCCATGCCAACCTGCACGTACGCGGCTACAAGGAGTCCGGCACCACCACGACCCCCTTCGACATGGTCGTACTCAACGACCTCGACCGGTTCCGCCTGGTCATGGACGTCATCGACCGCGTTCCGGGTCTGGCCACCCGCGCTGCCGGTGTCCGGCAAACCATGACCGACCACCGCACGCGCCACCATGCGTGGATCCGCGAACACGGCACCGACCTTCCCGAGGTCGCCGACTGGTCCTGGAGCGAGTGA
- a CDS encoding MarR family transcriptional regulator produces MSQYEFLRFLREHPDSRVADLATEFAIGVGATSKGVDRLEKRGWVVRQADPADRRSHLLALTEEGARLLARAEDTFRPPPVRRPPRRQAPRRRARRRCGSG; encoded by the coding sequence ATGTCGCAGTACGAGTTCCTGCGCTTCCTTCGGGAGCACCCCGACTCCCGGGTCGCGGACCTGGCAACGGAGTTCGCCATCGGCGTGGGCGCGACCAGCAAGGGCGTCGACCGCCTGGAGAAGCGGGGGTGGGTGGTCCGGCAGGCCGATCCCGCGGACCGCAGGTCCCATCTGTTGGCCCTGACCGAGGAGGGCGCACGACTGCTCGCCCGGGCCGAGGACACCTTCCGCCCACCACCGGTCAGGCGACCTCCGCGGCGGCAGGCTCCTCGGCGGCGGGCTCGTCGACGGTGTGGGAGTGGGTGA
- a CDS encoding DUF4232 domain-containing protein, whose product MKHTRIAALATIGMAPALSLTACGGDDSAQGAPATASSHPSSSSSNGGSKPEDGSGAGGSDAGSGNSGTGKNTKAPAGSANGQGKSDGKTPFCKTADLAIDARNAATDKDSGRVDITMINRGSTTCSATGFAGVDIKDADHTSNPIERGPAQPRITTLKPGDAAVFDLAYTLDRTGKSLTHPTNILVTPPNETHSVTLKWPAGDGQIKGAYTDVQVYPTHTTN is encoded by the coding sequence GTGAAGCACACCCGCATCGCCGCTCTCGCCACCATCGGCATGGCCCCCGCCCTCTCGCTCACCGCCTGCGGTGGCGACGACTCCGCACAGGGCGCGCCCGCCACGGCCTCCTCGCACCCGTCTTCTTCGTCCTCGAACGGCGGCTCGAAGCCGGAGGACGGCTCAGGCGCGGGCGGCTCGGACGCCGGGAGCGGGAACTCGGGCACCGGTAAAAACACCAAAGCCCCGGCGGGCTCCGCCAACGGCCAGGGCAAGAGCGACGGCAAGACCCCGTTCTGCAAGACGGCGGACCTGGCGATCGACGCCCGGAACGCCGCGACCGACAAGGACTCCGGCAGGGTCGACATCACCATGATCAACCGGGGTTCCACCACCTGCTCGGCCACCGGCTTCGCGGGCGTCGACATCAAGGACGCCGACCACACCTCGAACCCCATCGAACGCGGTCCCGCCCAGCCGCGCATCACCACCCTGAAGCCCGGCGACGCCGCCGTCTTCGACCTCGCCTACACCCTCGACCGGACCGGCAAGAGCCTCACCCACCCCACCAACATCCTGGTGACGCCCCCCAACGAGACCCACAGCGTGACCCTGAAGTGGCCCGCGGGCGACGGTCAGATAAAGGGCGCTTACACCGACGTCCAGGTCTACCCCACCCACACCACCAACTGA
- a CDS encoding terpene synthase family protein codes for MSREPFPPFDTFDLSQLRGLPPREENPEAARAEAVVREELLAVGLTQPDHAAYTSMTRYLFPVTPADRLIPMGLLNDILFYVDDRYSPHRSSLDDTMSPDVVEAMDKAIDALRNGVVAGTALPDSEAISRGFARVHDLLAHRAPPLLRERIATAVEQCLLAMRRPVKDIYVDGIPDPERYTRIRYHDSGMKVEVELADFARGFLLPDEVIRHPVIARARDITVHIGGLMNDLFSYQKEVVRNGQMFNLVPVMQGALNCSPQEAFSAAVRYVNELTAEFEQLAPTASEFAEPCPAGQVAAYLESLADQIAATYNWQFYTSRYKAVDSVVPLLRVDGV; via the coding sequence ATGAGCCGCGAGCCGTTCCCTCCCTTCGATACGTTCGATCTGTCGCAGCTGCGCGGCCTACCGCCGCGGGAGGAGAACCCCGAGGCCGCCCGAGCCGAGGCCGTCGTGCGTGAGGAGTTGCTGGCGGTCGGCCTGACGCAGCCGGACCACGCGGCCTACACCAGCATGACGAGATATCTGTTCCCGGTGACGCCGGCCGATCGGCTCATCCCCATGGGGCTGCTCAACGACATCCTCTTCTACGTCGACGACCGGTACAGCCCGCACCGGTCCAGTCTTGACGACACCATGTCCCCGGACGTGGTCGAGGCGATGGACAAGGCGATCGACGCGTTGCGCAACGGCGTCGTCGCGGGGACCGCCCTGCCGGACAGCGAAGCGATCAGCAGAGGGTTTGCGCGCGTCCATGATCTGCTCGCGCACCGCGCCCCACCGCTGCTCCGCGAGCGCATCGCCACAGCCGTCGAACAGTGCCTGCTGGCCATGAGACGGCCGGTGAAGGACATCTACGTGGACGGAATTCCGGACCCCGAGCGCTACACCCGCATTCGCTACCACGATTCCGGGATGAAGGTGGAAGTCGAACTGGCCGACTTCGCCCGCGGGTTCCTCCTGCCGGACGAGGTGATCCGCCACCCCGTCATCGCCCGGGCCCGCGACATCACGGTCCACATCGGCGGACTGATGAACGACCTGTTCTCCTACCAGAAGGAGGTGGTCCGCAATGGGCAGATGTTCAACCTCGTCCCCGTGATGCAAGGCGCGTTGAACTGCTCGCCCCAGGAGGCGTTCTCCGCCGCGGTGCGGTACGTCAATGAGCTGACGGCCGAGTTCGAGCAACTCGCGCCCACCGCAAGCGAGTTCGCCGAGCCCTGCCCGGCCGGACAGGTCGCGGCGTACCTGGAATCGCTCGCGGATCAGATAGCGGCGACGTACAACTGGCAGTTCTACACCAGCCGTTACAAGGCGGTGGACTCGGTGGTTCCGTTGCTTCGAGTCGACGGTGTGTGA
- a CDS encoding dihydrofolate reductase family protein, which yields MRKIIVCTFLTLDGVMQAPGGPDEDAESGFTHGGWQKAASDDEVGAGIAGWYQHSDAMLLGRKTYEIFASYWPSADPDNPFTAQMNGMHKYVASRTLTSVEWQNSTLLEGDTVEALRTLKASDGGNINVVGSGDLAQTLMRHDLVDEYRLTIHPVIIGTGKRLFAEGAIPTALEPVSVTTTKGGTVLGIYRPNGKPTYDSY from the coding sequence ATGCGCAAGATCATCGTTTGTACGTTCCTGACGCTCGACGGCGTCATGCAGGCGCCGGGTGGCCCGGACGAGGACGCGGAGAGTGGCTTCACGCACGGCGGCTGGCAGAAGGCGGCGTCCGACGACGAGGTCGGCGCGGGCATCGCCGGCTGGTACCAGCACTCCGACGCGATGCTGCTCGGCCGCAAGACGTACGAGATCTTCGCGTCGTACTGGCCGAGCGCCGACCCCGACAATCCGTTCACCGCCCAGATGAACGGCATGCACAAGTACGTGGCCTCCCGGACCCTGACGTCCGTCGAGTGGCAGAACTCCACCCTGCTGGAGGGCGACACTGTCGAGGCCCTGCGCACGTTGAAGGCGTCCGACGGCGGCAACATCAACGTCGTCGGCAGTGGCGACCTCGCCCAGACCCTGATGCGGCACGACCTCGTAGACGAGTACCGGCTGACCATTCACCCGGTGATCATCGGCACCGGCAAGCGGCTGTTCGCCGAGGGAGCGATCCCCACCGCGCTGGAGCCGGTCAGCGTCACGACGACGAAGGGCGGCACCGTCCTCGGCATCTACCGGCCGAACGGCAAGCCCACCTACGACAGTTACTGA
- a CDS encoding TetR/AcrR family transcriptional regulator, translating into MESVLAEAVALLDEAGAPALTFRALAQRLGGGVASIYWYVASKDELLDRATDHVMAAALADIEALPHSDDPIDDLRAMALTLFDTIVKRPWLGAYFMRNTDVQGNALRVYERLGEQTLRLDLTARQRFHAVSAVVGVVVGSAVDLGQEPPQEILDGAVNREEFLGRYAAAWRELDSADFPFVHEIIDEFDGHDDIDQFRAALDLTLTGLRLQAEA; encoded by the coding sequence ATGGAGTCCGTGCTCGCCGAAGCGGTGGCCCTGCTCGATGAGGCCGGGGCGCCCGCGCTGACGTTCCGGGCACTCGCGCAGCGTCTCGGGGGCGGCGTCGCCAGCATCTACTGGTACGTGGCGAGCAAGGACGAACTGCTCGACCGCGCCACCGACCACGTCATGGCCGCGGCACTCGCCGACATCGAGGCGCTGCCGCACAGCGACGACCCGATCGACGACCTCCGCGCGATGGCGCTGACCCTGTTCGACACGATCGTGAAACGACCGTGGCTGGGCGCCTACTTCATGCGCAACACCGATGTCCAGGGCAATGCCCTGCGCGTGTACGAGAGGCTCGGGGAGCAGACCCTTCGCCTGGATCTCACTGCGCGCCAGCGGTTCCACGCGGTGTCCGCGGTGGTGGGGGTGGTCGTCGGCTCAGCCGTCGACCTGGGCCAGGAGCCGCCCCAGGAGATCCTCGACGGCGCCGTGAACCGCGAGGAGTTCCTCGGCCGCTACGCCGCGGCCTGGCGGGAGCTCGACTCCGCGGACTTCCCCTTCGTGCACGAGATCATCGACGAGTTCGACGGGCACGACGACATCGACCAGTTCCGCGCCGCGCTGGACCTGACCCTGACGGGCCTGCGCCTCCAAGCCGAAGCCTGA
- a CDS encoding alpha/beta hydrolase fold domain-containing protein produces the protein MTIPCRSRSGTCSALYSRVSGQGGRAPAVDYRLAPEHPFPAGLLGVLAREVQGAGAAQALARAAFFLSQHLSAA, from the coding sequence ATGACGATCCCGTGCCGCTCGCGCAGCGGGACGTGCAGCGCGTTGTACAGCCGAGTCTCCGGACAAGGGGGCCGCGCGCCCGCCGTGGACTACCGCCTCGCCCCCGAACACCCCTTCCCGGCCGGCCTGCTCGGGGTCCTGGCCCGCGAGGTACAGGGCGCCGGTGCCGCTCAGGCGCTCGCCCGCGCGGCCTTCTTCCTCAGCCAGCACCTCTCCGCCGCCTGA
- a CDS encoding transglycosylase SLT domain-containing protein encodes MPRPSLFPLEGFSVSNAVIRRIAASKKTLAGTVVAVGVAGSLFATVPAQAAPVNAKAIAQQMIKDPAQFAAFSKIVSQESGWDHTATNSSSGAYGLVQALPASKMASAGADWKTNPATQIKWGLDYMNSRYGSPVGAWNFWQNHHWY; translated from the coding sequence ATGCCGCGACCGTCCTTGTTCCCTTTGGAAGGCTTCTCTGTGTCCAACGCTGTCATCCGCCGTATCGCCGCTTCGAAGAAGACTCTCGCGGGTACCGTCGTCGCCGTGGGTGTCGCCGGTTCTCTGTTCGCCACGGTTCCCGCTCAGGCGGCTCCGGTGAACGCGAAGGCGATCGCCCAGCAGATGATCAAGGACCCGGCTCAGTTCGCGGCGTTCAGCAAGATCGTGTCGCAGGAGAGTGGCTGGGACCACACCGCCACGAACTCCTCCTCGGGTGCGTATGGTCTGGTCCAGGCGCTGCCGGCGTCGAAGATGGCCTCTGCCGGTGCGGACTGGAAGACCAACCCCGCGACCCAGATCAAGTGGGGCCTGGACTACATGAACTCCCGCTACGGCAGCCCCGTCGGCGCCTGGAACTTCTGGCAGAACCACCACTGGTACTGA
- a CDS encoding ABC transporter permease — translation MTAPTLPAPDATTPDGPGAHGDTGRAAVPRLRHEARAVHALVHRDLLRLASQPVHTALMLVQPVLYLFILGGGLAALIPDATLGVGYQTYLFPGVLMMTVQTPTIMVGIRLITDRQSGYLRELLMAPVSRPTLLLGCCAGGTIVSTVQGAVLLTLVGTIGLPYDPLLLTLLLAGMIITSFTLTALALALAVTLSRPEVFNMLLGLVMMPLVLLSGGFFPLKNLPGWAHAVAAVNPLAYGVDLLRRCIALRVPGGAADTGVQWSHWHPPLLLEAGLLLACGTVALLWAAHLFSRPE, via the coding sequence ATGACCGCGCCCACGCTGCCGGCCCCGGACGCCACGACGCCGGACGGGCCCGGCGCCCACGGCGACACCGGCCGAGCGGCGGTACCCCGGCTGCGCCACGAAGCGCGTGCGGTTCACGCGCTGGTCCACCGCGACCTGCTGCGTCTGGCGTCCCAGCCCGTCCACACCGCGCTGATGCTGGTCCAGCCGGTGCTGTATCTCTTCATCCTGGGGGGCGGTCTGGCGGCGCTGATCCCCGACGCCACGCTGGGCGTCGGCTACCAGACGTACCTTTTCCCCGGGGTGCTGATGATGACGGTGCAGACGCCGACCATCATGGTCGGCATCCGCCTGATCACCGACCGCCAGAGCGGCTATCTGCGCGAACTCCTGATGGCGCCCGTGAGCCGCCCCACCCTGCTCCTCGGATGCTGCGCCGGCGGCACCATCGTCTCCACGGTGCAGGGCGCCGTCCTGCTCACCCTGGTCGGCACCATCGGCCTTCCCTACGATCCGCTCCTCCTGACGCTGCTCCTCGCCGGCATGATCATTACGTCCTTCACGCTCACGGCGTTGGCGCTGGCGCTGGCCGTGACCCTCAGCCGGCCCGAAGTCTTCAACATGCTGCTGGGCCTGGTGATGATGCCGCTGGTACTCCTGTCCGGCGGCTTCTTCCCCCTGAAGAACCTGCCGGGCTGGGCCCACGCGGTGGCCGCCGTCAACCCCCTCGCCTACGGAGTGGATCTGCTCCGCCGCTGCATCGCGCTCCGCGTCCCGGGCGGGGCGGCCGACACCGGCGTCCAGTGGTCCCACTGGCACCCCCCGCTCCTCCTGGAGGCCGGACTCTTGCTGGCCTGCGGAACCGTGGCCCTGCTCTGGGCCGCCCACCTCTTCAGCCGCCCCGAGTGA
- a CDS encoding C2 family cysteine protease, which translates to MTDFRGFDTTEIRSLASGLRKQGDDARAIHKDLAWLLTEAQQLLNGKPATTDPLLSPLVGQVLTFPFFGGPSSLPGVLGGELGDMADSMERRSKQLDEVKVLIEHGYAVDPALLFADEDAPNEKDITDALKKFHELDGKDFGTNGNRDDLQKVRRMLEGMTPAELDAFFDKVPEADLKRYNDLVTDTDDSGWKWWDENGLPDSERRDHLSSILAKLGPSHWAKAQSAFPGMQPGFDTTDAFLDGQNAQSGDQAKGMHWGLPGDPLFAPGTDGKEITAADIKQGRFADCWYIASLTSTAQVNPQFIRDGLVQNPNGTVNVRIWDKDGNKHWVTVTPDLPLDQHGKVMGASANGSTWPAYYEKAFALVYGGDDGGAPDGKGGNRKYDRAEHGTYGATEWDNTDKAPPYVTGNDSDGISNNVPALRKSFESGHPIIVATGSGDDDKTKGKGLWGETFSTRHVYYVKGFQGDNIVLGNPWGPPHADIVATPEQYKKFFNSPQALEVPK; encoded by the coding sequence TTGACCGACTTCCGCGGCTTCGACACCACCGAGATACGCTCTCTCGCCTCCGGCCTGCGCAAGCAGGGCGATGACGCGCGGGCGATTCACAAGGACCTGGCCTGGCTCCTCACCGAGGCGCAGCAGCTCCTGAACGGCAAGCCCGCCACCACCGATCCGCTGCTGAGCCCCCTGGTCGGGCAGGTCCTCACCTTCCCGTTCTTCGGCGGCCCCTCATCCCTGCCGGGCGTGCTCGGCGGCGAGTTGGGCGACATGGCGGACTCGATGGAACGCCGCAGCAAGCAGCTGGACGAGGTCAAGGTGCTCATCGAGCACGGGTACGCCGTCGACCCCGCCCTCCTCTTCGCGGACGAGGACGCCCCCAACGAGAAGGACATCACCGACGCGCTGAAGAAGTTCCACGAACTCGACGGCAAGGACTTCGGCACCAACGGCAACCGCGACGACCTCCAGAAGGTCAGGCGGATGCTGGAGGGCATGACACCGGCCGAACTCGACGCCTTCTTCGACAAGGTGCCGGAGGCCGATCTCAAGCGTTACAACGACCTGGTGACCGACACGGACGACAGTGGTTGGAAGTGGTGGGACGAGAACGGCCTCCCCGACAGCGAGCGCCGCGACCACCTCAGCTCGATCCTGGCGAAGCTGGGCCCCTCACACTGGGCGAAGGCACAGTCCGCGTTCCCCGGGATGCAGCCGGGCTTCGACACCACGGACGCCTTTCTGGACGGCCAGAACGCGCAGAGCGGAGACCAGGCGAAGGGGATGCACTGGGGCCTCCCCGGCGACCCCCTGTTCGCGCCGGGCACCGACGGCAAGGAGATCACGGCCGCCGACATCAAGCAGGGGCGTTTCGCGGACTGCTGGTACATAGCGTCACTGACCTCGACCGCCCAGGTGAACCCCCAGTTCATCCGGGACGGCCTCGTCCAGAACCCGAACGGCACGGTGAACGTGCGCATCTGGGACAAGGACGGCAACAAGCACTGGGTGACGGTCACGCCCGATCTGCCGCTGGACCAGCACGGCAAAGTGATGGGTGCCTCCGCCAACGGTTCGACCTGGCCGGCGTACTACGAGAAGGCCTTCGCCCTGGTGTACGGCGGCGATGACGGCGGCGCACCGGACGGCAAGGGCGGCAACAGGAAGTACGACCGCGCGGAGCACGGGACCTACGGGGCCACCGAGTGGGACAACACGGACAAGGCGCCGCCGTACGTGACGGGAAACGACTCGGACGGCATCAGCAACAACGTTCCGGCACTGCGCAAGAGCTTCGAGTCCGGCCACCCGATTATCGTGGCCACCGGCAGTGGTGACGACGACAAGACCAAGGGCAAGGGCCTGTGGGGAGAGACGTTCTCGACCCGGCACGTGTACTACGTGAAGGGTTTCCAGGGCGACAACATCGTCCTGGGCAACCCCTGGGGCCCGCCGCACGCGGACATCGTGGCCACGCCGGAGCAGTACAAGAAGTTCTTCAACAGTCCGCAGGCCCTGGAGGTTCCCAAGTGA